Part of the uncultured Tolumonas sp. genome is shown below.
GCTGATGCAAGCCGTTTTGCCATTCGGCAAAGATTTTTTTCAACTCAATAAAATCCGGCGCCGCCAACTGCCATTTTTCGCCGTTCGGATAATCGACCTTCAGGTGATGGAAATTAAACACCATCGAGAGTTCGCGACCATCTTGTTGTGAATATTGCTGGCAATGTGCCAGTGTGGTGGAGGACATTTCCCCAACCGTCATGCAGTGGCGTGGCACGAATACATCGCGGGATAATTCTTGCAGATAGTCATGCACTCGCGGGCCATCGGTATAAAAGCGACGGCCATCACCGGTCAGATCATCACAAAAATCTTGTTGTTTGGAGATGAGATTAATGACATCGAGGCGGAAACCATCGACCCCTTTATCGACCCAGAAATGCAGTACTTTTTTGATTTCGGCGCGGACTTCCGGGTTTTCCCAATTCAGGTCGGCTTGTTGTTCACTGAACAGATGCAGGTAATATTGACCACTGTTTTCATCGAATGCCCAGGCATTACCACCAAACTTGGATTGCCAGTTATTCGGCTCTTGACCATGGACCGGATCACGCCAGATGTAGAAATCACGAAAGCGGCTCTGGGGATCGCGCAGTGCCGTTTTAAACCAGACGTGTTCCGTGGAGGTGTGGTTAAACACCATATCCATAATGATGTGCAAACCACGTTGTTTGCAGGCACTCACCAGTTGTTCAAAATCGGCCATGCTACCGAAAGCCGGGTCGATGGCGTAATAATCGGCAATGTCATAGCCATTATCGATCTGCGGAGAGCTGTAGATCGGGGTGAGCCATAATGCATCAACGCCCAGTTGTTGCAGATAATCGAGGCGTTGAATGATGCCTTGCAAGTCGCCGGTGCCTTTATTACCGGAATCTTGAAAGCTTTTCGGGTAGATCTGATACACCACCGCCTGACGCCACCAGTCATGTTGAGAATAAGACATCAAAACACTCCATTCCAAGAAAAGGCTGCGGCCAGTGACCGCAGCAGGAAATTATTGTTATTCGGGTTAAACCGCTTCCGTAGCAGAGATTTCAGCAGGTGATTGATTACGGAATTTGTGTTTATACACGGCGATGGTCAGCAGCATAGGCACAGCAATTGCGATCAGCATGGCCACGGAGTAAATGCCCCAGAATTGTGGCTGGATAGACAGAATGCCAGGTAGACCACCCACACCGATGCCATTGGCCAGCACACCGCTGTAACCACACACCAGACCCGCCAGCGCAGAACCAACCATCGCACACAACATTGGGAATTTGTAACGCAGGTTGATGCCATACATTGCTGGTTCGGTGACGCCGAGATAAGCAGAAATCGCAGCAGGAACAGAAATTTCACGTTCGTTAGCTTTACGGCTGATGAAGATGATGCCCATTACCGCTGAAGCCTGAGCGATGTTAGACAGGGCAATCAGAGGCCATATTGGTGTGCCGCCCATGCTTTGTACTAACTGCAGATCGACGGCGTTGGTGGTGTGATGCACGCCGGTAATCACCAATGGTGCATACAGG
Proteins encoded:
- the treC gene encoding alpha,alpha-phosphotrehalase; amino-acid sequence: MSYSQHDWWRQAVVYQIYPKSFQDSGNKGTGDLQGIIQRLDYLQQLGVDALWLTPIYSSPQIDNGYDIADYYAIDPAFGSMADFEQLVSACKQRGLHIIMDMVFNHTSTEHVWFKTALRDPQSRFRDFYIWRDPVHGQEPNNWQSKFGGNAWAFDENSGQYYLHLFSEQQADLNWENPEVRAEIKKVLHFWVDKGVDGFRLDVINLISKQQDFCDDLTGDGRRFYTDGPRVHDYLQELSRDVFVPRHCMTVGEMSSTTLAHCQQYSQQDGRELSMVFNFHHLKVDYPNGEKWQLAAPDFIELKKIFAEWQNGLHQQGWSALFWCNHDQPRIVSRFGHEGEYREKSAKMLATVLHMLQGTPYIYQGEEIGMTNPHFTQIDDYRDVESLNLYLAHQAQGVATEETLQTLAARSRDNSRTPMQWDTSTGAGFSQGTPWIPLSDNHVQINVSNALADKASVFYHYQQLIQLRKQYPIIAEGNYQDLLPNHPTLWCYQRQYGEQKLLVVANLSATETAFELPEHWQHTDSQCLIHNETSLPELCHRDLKPYEVMVWLHS